CGATCAGATCCGCGCCGACCGGCGGATCCGCGCGGCCGTGCAGGGCATGCGGGGGTTCTTCCTGGCCGATCCCGAAGAGCTCTCTTTGCTCGCCTTGGTGGATCAGCTTGCCTCCGAGTCGCAGGGACAGAGCCGGTTCTATCGGATCAAAGGCGGCAATGATCAGTTAGCAACTGGTCTCGCCCGGATGTTGCGCGAACCGGTGCAGCTCCACACCACGGTGCTCGCGGTTACGCAGCGTCGAGGCGGGGTGCGGGTCACGGTCAGCGGGTCGGATGGAATCCAAGCGAAGATCGCCGCGGATGTTCTCGTGCTTGCGCTGCCCGCCACGACGTTGCGGCGGATCGTGTTCACGCCTCCGTTGCCGGCCTTGCAACGTCGTGCCATCAGGGATCTGCGCTATGGCCGGGCGACGAAGACCCAGCTCCAGTTCGACCGTCGATTCTGGCAGCGGCAGGGGCGCCCGCGTGCCTACGGCACGGATCTGCCGATCGGCGCGATCTGGGATGCCAACGAGGAACAGCGCGGGAACGCCGGCATCTTGACGTTGCTCGCCGGTGGCTCGGCCAGCATCGAGACAGAAAGGCTCCTGGCCCAGCGCGGGATCAGAGGTCTGACGGACCATTTGAGGTGGCTCGGCGCGGCACAGGCTTCGGTGCTGGCCTCTCGAGCGGTCTGCTGGACGGACGATCCTTGGGCTCAGGGAGGCTACGCCTTCTTCCATCGCGACTACGACCCGGAACTCCGGGCCTGGCTCGCCAGGCCCCATGGCCGAGTGCTGTTCGCCGGCGAGCACACCAGCCTGCGCTGGCAGGGATACATGAACGGCGCCGTCGAAAGCGGATGGCGAGCCGCTGCGGAAGTGGAGGCGTTGAGTCGGCAGTTATGCTCCCGCGCGTGATGCGCTCGTACGATCGCTTGTTCTCACGAATGGACGGTCGTCTCCGAGGCCGGTGTGACATGCCTTTCGTCACTCGATCGTCTTGTGTAAGGTTCGGGCACCGATTTATCCTGGGAGGCAGGAACGCCCATGCCGGAAATCCTGCGCGTCAACACCAGCCATCTCAAACAAGTCGTGGACCTGACCGATCCGGTCGAAGCGCTGATCCGTAAGGCACAAATGCGAGAGGGACTCTGCTCCCTCTTCATTACCCACACGACCGCCGCTCTGACCACCGGAGAGATCGGGGAAGGGACCGAACTGGATCTATTGGAAGTCGTGGAACAGATGATCCCGAAGATTCAGTTCCGGCACGCCCATGATCCGTCTCATGCGTGGTCGCATATGGCCGCGTCTC
The DNA window shown above is from Nitrospira tepida and carries:
- a CDS encoding flavin monoamine oxidase family protein, producing the protein MANTRILSGRSVVVAGAGLAGLAAAVRLQQSGAQVTVLEARDRVGGRVWTVRNGFADGQHAEAGADLIETDHDAIRRLAGQVGLSLTPVLEGGFAFVRRDSRRYPSNPVSIARGFWPEIAKLCEPWVRAYRLTEQRWDSPIARVLANQSVADWLDQIRADRRIRAAVQGMRGFFLADPEELSLLALVDQLASESQGQSRFYRIKGGNDQLATGLARMLREPVQLHTTVLAVTQRRGGVRVTVSGSDGIQAKIAADVLVLALPATTLRRIVFTPPLPALQRRAIRDLRYGRATKTQLQFDRRFWQRQGRPRAYGTDLPIGAIWDANEEQRGNAGILTLLAGGSASIETERLLAQRGIRGLTDHLRWLGAAQASVLASRAVCWTDDPWAQGGYAFFHRDYDPELRAWLARPHGRVLFAGEHTSLRWQGYMNGAVESGWRAAAEVEALSRQLCSRA
- a CDS encoding secondary thiamine-phosphate synthase enzyme YjbQ; the protein is MPEILRVNTSHLKQVVDLTDPVEALIRKAQMREGLCSLFITHTTAALTTGEIGEGTELDLLEVVEQMIPKIQFRHAHDPSHAWSHMAASLLGPSLTIPVSAGQLALGTWQSVLLVELDGPRERDVHVTLMPS